The proteins below are encoded in one region of Bosea sp. BIWAKO-01:
- a CDS encoding glutathione S-transferase family protein — MNPIPEPILTSGFPLGSSAGLVTAFEWLGQPYRLTRVDMLGEMRTDAYKRLNGRVETPVLITGEGRVLTETMAIALWLEARDSDRRISFEPGTPEADRLHQFVAFLNTGFTGAFVPMWVALEAEDLTEEYRETLRKFGRSFVAERHEQLEAMIGDSDYLLGDRPTLADAVFAGVARWVDFHKAVDPRDYPRILALRQRIEADPAFRFAVAIEDGKPATGSGAMKGLVPLADVLRNADGVLAA, encoded by the coding sequence TCGAATGGCTCGGCCAGCCCTATCGCCTCACCAGGGTGGATATGCTGGGAGAGATGCGCACCGATGCCTATAAGCGCCTGAACGGCCGGGTCGAGACGCCCGTGCTGATCACCGGCGAAGGTCGCGTCCTCACCGAGACGATGGCGATCGCCCTGTGGCTGGAGGCACGCGACTCCGACCGCCGCATCAGCTTCGAGCCCGGCACGCCGGAGGCCGACCGGCTGCATCAATTCGTCGCCTTCCTCAATACCGGGTTCACCGGTGCGTTCGTCCCAATGTGGGTGGCGCTGGAAGCGGAGGATCTCACGGAAGAGTATCGCGAAACGCTGCGCAAGTTCGGCCGCAGCTTTGTCGCCGAGCGCCATGAACAACTCGAGGCGATGATCGGCGACAGCGACTACCTGCTCGGCGACAGACCGACGCTGGCCGACGCGGTGTTTGCCGGCGTCGCGCGCTGGGTGGACTTCCACAAGGCCGTCGACCCACGCGACTATCCCCGCATCCTGGCGCTGCGTCAGCGCATCGAAGCCGATCCCGCTTTTCGCTTCGCGGTCGCGATCGAGGACGGCAAGCCGGCGACAGGCAGTGGCGCGATGAAGGGGCTCGTTCCGCTCGCCGATGTCCTGCGCAACGCAGACGGCGTACTCGCGGCCTGA
- a CDS encoding L-idonate 5-dehydrogenase, with protein MRAVVIHAAKDLRVEERPVPELGPLDVRVRIEAGGICGSDLHYYQHGGFGTIRVREPMILGHEIAGTVEAVGGEVSRVRPGDRVAVNPSRACGRCRYCQAGQQQHCTDMLFYGSAMRFPHVQGGFRDVLVVEERQAVKVPAHVPAAQAAFAEPLSVCLHAAKRAGPLLGKRVLVTGSGPIGVLTVVAARAAGASEIVATDVVDGPLPTALKMGATGAINVMAEPERLKAEYGAEKGTFDVMFEASGNQHALTGAFDVVRPGGVIVQIGVGGNFTLPMNVLVAKEFDLRGSFRFHEEFDWAVAMIGSGSIDLSPLLTASIPVERAVEAFELAGDKSRAMKVQLAFA; from the coding sequence ATGCGCGCAGTCGTCATCCACGCCGCGAAGGACCTGCGGGTCGAGGAAAGGCCCGTGCCGGAACTCGGACCGCTGGATGTGCGCGTGCGGATCGAGGCGGGCGGCATCTGCGGCTCGGACCTGCACTACTACCAGCATGGTGGCTTCGGTACGATCCGCGTGCGCGAGCCGATGATCCTCGGCCACGAGATCGCCGGGACGGTCGAGGCGGTCGGCGGCGAGGTCTCGCGGGTCAGGCCGGGGGACCGTGTCGCCGTCAATCCGAGCCGGGCTTGCGGGCGTTGCCGCTACTGCCAGGCAGGCCAGCAGCAACACTGCACCGACATGCTGTTCTATGGCAGCGCCATGCGCTTCCCCCATGTCCAGGGCGGGTTTCGCGATGTGCTCGTCGTCGAGGAGCGGCAGGCGGTGAAGGTGCCCGCGCATGTGCCGGCGGCGCAGGCCGCCTTCGCCGAGCCGCTTTCGGTTTGCCTCCATGCCGCCAAGCGCGCCGGCCCGCTCCTCGGCAAGCGGGTCCTGGTGACCGGCTCCGGGCCGATCGGCGTGCTCACCGTGGTCGCTGCCAGGGCAGCGGGAGCCTCCGAGATCGTCGCGACCGACGTTGTCGACGGTCCGCTGCCGACGGCATTGAAGATGGGCGCGACGGGCGCGATCAACGTCATGGCGGAACCGGAGCGGCTCAAGGCGGAGTACGGCGCGGAGAAGGGCACCTTCGACGTGATGTTCGAGGCCTCTGGTAACCAGCACGCGCTGACGGGCGCGTTCGACGTGGTGCGGCCCGGCGGCGTCATTGTGCAGATCGGCGTCGGCGGCAATTTTACCTTGCCGATGAACGTGCTGGTCGCCAAGGAGTTCGATCTGCGGGGCTCATTCCGCTTCCATGAGGAGTTCGACTGGGCCGTGGCGATGATCGGATCGGGCAGCATCGATCTCTCTCCGCTGCTGACGGCGTCGATCCCGGTCGAGCGGGCGGTCGAGGCTTTCGAACTGGCTGGCGACAAGTCGCGGGCGATGAAGGTGCAGCTCGCCTTCGCCTGA
- a CDS encoding SDR family oxidoreductase: protein MSLSLFSLEGKIALITGSGQGIGLAMAEGLSEAGAHVVLNGRDKGKLGAARAAIANSGRKVSISAFDVTDQEAVEAAIATIEAEVGPIDILINNAGTQKRAPFIEFPAEDWHYLINTNLHSVFYVTQAVSKRMVPRGRGKIVNIGSVMSELGRPTIVPYTATKGAVKMMTRGLAAELGKHNIQTNAIGPGYIVTELNKALIADETFSGWVKSRTPAGRWGETKELVGAAIFLSSAASDYVNGHLLMVDGGLTSVV, encoded by the coding sequence ATGTCGCTTTCGCTGTTCAGCCTTGAAGGCAAGATCGCACTCATCACCGGTTCGGGCCAGGGCATCGGCCTCGCCATGGCCGAAGGACTGAGCGAAGCCGGGGCACATGTCGTGCTCAACGGCCGCGACAAGGGCAAGCTCGGGGCCGCACGCGCCGCGATCGCCAATTCCGGCCGCAAAGTCTCGATCTCTGCCTTCGATGTCACCGACCAGGAGGCCGTCGAGGCGGCCATCGCCACGATCGAGGCCGAGGTCGGGCCGATCGACATCCTGATCAACAATGCCGGCACGCAGAAGCGGGCGCCCTTTATCGAGTTCCCCGCCGAGGACTGGCATTACCTGATCAATACCAATCTCCATTCGGTCTTCTATGTCACGCAGGCCGTGTCGAAGCGGATGGTGCCGCGCGGCCGGGGCAAGATCGTCAATATCGGCTCGGTGATGAGTGAGCTCGGCCGGCCCACAATCGTGCCCTACACCGCCACCAAAGGCGCCGTGAAGATGATGACACGCGGTCTCGCCGCCGAGCTCGGCAAACATAACATCCAGACCAACGCGATCGGCCCCGGCTACATCGTCACCGAGCTCAACAAGGCGCTGATCGCCGACGAAACCTTCTCGGGCTGGGTCAAGAGCCGGACGCCCGCCGGGCGCTGGGGCGAGACGAAGGAGCTGGTCGGCGCCGCGATCTTCCTGTCATCGGCTGCGTCCGACTATGTCAACGGCCATCTGCTGATGGTCGATGGCGGCCTGACATCGGTGGTCTGA
- the gpmI gene encoding 2,3-bisphosphoglycerate-independent phosphoglycerate mutase: protein MSNRPVMLMVLDGWGWREDEANNAVKLANTPNFDRYWASAPRAFLKTSGLDVGLPEGQMGNSEVGHLNLGAGRVVMQDLPRINQAIQDMSIAQALDATGLVAKLRNTGGTCHLLGLVSPGGVHAHQDHAVALARILTGQGIPVCVHVFTDGRDTPPQSAAEYVRDFAAALPKEAVIGSLSGRYFAMDRDNRWERVEQAWRAMVLGEGKAFATAGEAVAGAYAEGVNDEFIVPTVMAGYAGMRDGDGLLSFNFRSDRIREILAAVLDPDFSGFARARVPKLSRAVSMTSYSAELDKVMPVLFPPQTLSNGLGETVAKAGRMQVRMAETEKYPHVTYFFNGGEERLYPGEDRVMVPSPKVATYDLQPEMSAPELTDRAVAAVNSGRYDLVVLNFANPDMVGHTGVLSAAIKAVETVDAGLGRIAKAIEQMGGAMLVTADHGNSELMVDPVTGKPHTAHTTFPVPVMLIGSDAKALADGRLADVAPTLLALMGLKQPDEMTGRSLLR from the coding sequence ATGTCGAACCGCCCCGTGATGCTGATGGTCCTCGATGGCTGGGGCTGGCGCGAGGATGAAGCCAATAATGCGGTGAAGCTGGCGAACACGCCGAATTTCGATCGCTATTGGGCTAGTGCGCCGCGCGCTTTCCTGAAGACTTCGGGCCTCGATGTCGGCTTGCCGGAAGGCCAGATGGGTAATTCGGAGGTCGGCCATCTCAATCTCGGCGCCGGGCGCGTCGTCATGCAGGACCTGCCGCGGATCAACCAGGCGATCCAGGACATGTCGATCGCGCAGGCGCTGGACGCGACCGGGCTTGTCGCGAAACTCAGGAATACAGGGGGCACCTGCCACCTGCTTGGCCTCGTCTCGCCCGGCGGCGTGCATGCCCATCAGGATCACGCCGTGGCGCTGGCCCGGATTCTGACCGGGCAGGGTATTCCGGTCTGCGTCCATGTCTTCACGGATGGGCGAGACACCCCACCGCAATCGGCGGCAGAATATGTACGCGACTTCGCCGCGGCCCTGCCGAAGGAGGCGGTGATCGGCAGCCTGTCGGGCCGTTATTTCGCGATGGATCGCGACAATCGCTGGGAGCGCGTCGAGCAGGCCTGGCGCGCCATGGTGCTGGGCGAGGGCAAGGCCTTCGCGACGGCCGGGGAAGCCGTCGCCGGCGCCTATGCGGAGGGCGTCAATGATGAGTTCATCGTTCCGACCGTGATGGCTGGATATGCCGGCATGCGCGACGGCGACGGGTTGCTCAGCTTCAATTTTCGCTCGGACCGGATTCGCGAGATTCTGGCCGCGGTACTCGATCCGGATTTCTCGGGCTTTGCTCGGGCGCGCGTGCCGAAGCTTTCCAGGGCGGTCAGCATGACCTCCTACAGCGCCGAACTCGATAAGGTCATGCCAGTGCTGTTTCCGCCGCAGACGCTCTCGAACGGTCTCGGAGAGACCGTCGCCAAGGCAGGGCGGATGCAGGTCCGCATGGCGGAGACCGAGAAATATCCGCATGTGACCTATTTCTTCAATGGTGGCGAGGAGCGCCTCTACCCCGGCGAAGACCGGGTGATGGTGCCGTCTCCCAAGGTCGCGACCTATGATCTGCAGCCCGAAATGTCGGCGCCGGAGCTGACGGACCGCGCCGTCGCGGCGGTCAATTCGGGGCGATACGATCTCGTCGTGCTGAACTTCGCCAATCCCGACATGGTTGGGCATACCGGAGTGCTTTCGGCGGCGATCAAGGCCGTCGAAACCGTCGATGCGGGCCTGGGCCGGATCGCCAAGGCAATCGAGCAGATGGGCGGTGCCATGCTCGTCACGGCCGATCACGGCAACAGCGAGTTGATGGTCGATCCGGTGACCGGCAAACCGCATACCGCCCACACGACGTTTCCGGTGCCCGTGATGCTGATCGGTAGCGATGCGAAGGCGCTGGCCGATGGCAGGCTTGCCGATGTCGCGCCGACGCTGCTGGCATTGATGGGGCTGAAACAGCCGGACGAAATGACCGGCCGCTCGCTGCTCCGCTGA
- a CDS encoding haloacid dehalogenase type II, whose amino-acid sequence MALKALVFDAYGTLFDIQSVAGVTDEAFPGHGETITQIWRLKQLEYTWLRALMGRYEDFWTVTRDALDFTLATLGLVATPDLIARIAAAYDALALYPEARQALEELAGLRLAIFSNGSPAMLNRLVAQAGIDELLETVISVDEIGVYKPDPRGYELVETRLGLAREEILFVSSNGFDIAGAKAYGFTVARIERIPATALRAELAAPGGIGPTTLFKALRMQPERLGAGADLTIARLTDLAAYATKRR is encoded by the coding sequence ATGGCGCTCAAAGCCCTCGTTTTCGACGCCTATGGCACCTTGTTCGACATCCAATCCGTTGCCGGCGTCACTGACGAGGCGTTTCCCGGCCATGGCGAAACGATCACCCAAATCTGGCGGCTGAAGCAGCTCGAGTACACCTGGCTCAGGGCGCTGATGGGCCGCTATGAGGATTTCTGGACGGTCACGCGCGACGCGCTCGACTTCACGTTGGCGACACTCGGGCTGGTGGCGACGCCCGATCTGATCGCCAGAATTGCGGCAGCCTATGACGCGCTCGCGCTCTACCCGGAGGCAAGGCAAGCACTCGAGGAGCTCGCGGGCTTACGTCTCGCCATCTTCTCGAATGGCAGCCCGGCCATGTTGAACCGCCTCGTCGCCCAGGCCGGCATCGACGAGTTGCTGGAAACCGTGATCAGCGTCGACGAGATCGGCGTCTACAAGCCGGATCCCCGTGGCTATGAGCTGGTAGAGACGCGACTGGGCCTTGCCCGCGAGGAGATCCTCTTCGTTTCCTCCAACGGCTTCGATATCGCCGGCGCCAAAGCCTATGGCTTCACCGTCGCGCGCATCGAACGCATTCCCGCAACGGCTTTGCGCGCCGAGCTGGCGGCCCCCGGCGGGATCGGCCCCACTACACTGTTCAAGGCTCTGCGTATGCAGCCGGAACGGCTCGGGGCGGGCGCCGACCTCACTATCGCCAGGCTGACGGATCTTGCAGCTTACGCGACGAAACGGCGGTAA
- a CDS encoding formate--tetrahydrofolate ligase, translated as MPTDIEIARATELTPIASIAERIGIPDEALHPYGKYIAKIDGAAIPDFEERPNGKLILVTAISPTPAGEGKTTTTVGLGDGLSRLGKRTMIALREPSLGPCFGMKGGAAGGGYAQVVPMEQINLHFTGDFHAITSAHNLLAALVDNHIYWGNALDFDARNVALRRVMDMNDRALRQIVSSLGGNGNGYPREDGFDITVASEVMAIFCLARDHADLEARLGRIVVGRSRDKRAITAAELKATGAMSVLLKDALMPNLVQSLEGTPAFVHGGPFANIAHGCNSVIATRAALKLADYVVTEAGFGADLGAEKFFDIKCRKAGLKPAAAVVVATVRALKMHGGAAKDALGQENLKALEAGLSNLTRHVVNIRKFGVPPIVAINNFDSDTHAEHELIRHYCRNHLGVEAVICRHWAEGGAGAEELARKVAALADDDEADFAPLYPDAMPLRDKLQTIAEEIYGAAGISHDAKVGARFAELEAAGHGHLPVCVAKTQYSFSADPTLRGAPSGHIVPVRELRLSAGAGFVVAICGDIMTMPGLPREPAAERIHIDAEGQIEGLF; from the coding sequence ATGCCGACCGATATCGAAATTGCCCGCGCAACCGAACTCACGCCCATCGCCAGCATCGCCGAAAGGATCGGGATTCCCGACGAGGCCCTTCATCCCTACGGCAAATACATCGCAAAGATCGACGGCGCCGCGATCCCGGATTTCGAGGAGCGTCCGAATGGAAAGCTGATCCTCGTTACGGCGATCAGCCCGACGCCCGCCGGCGAGGGCAAGACCACCACGACGGTCGGCCTCGGCGACGGCCTGTCTCGCCTCGGCAAGCGTACCATGATCGCGCTGCGCGAACCCTCGCTCGGCCCCTGCTTCGGCATGAAGGGCGGCGCCGCCGGCGGCGGCTATGCGCAGGTCGTGCCGATGGAGCAGATCAATCTGCATTTCACCGGCGATTTCCACGCCATCACCAGCGCCCACAACCTGCTCGCTGCGCTGGTCGACAATCATATCTATTGGGGCAATGCGCTCGACTTCGATGCCCGCAATGTCGCGTTGCGCCGCGTCATGGACATGAACGATCGCGCCTTGCGGCAGATCGTGTCGTCGCTGGGCGGCAATGGCAACGGCTATCCACGCGAGGACGGCTTCGACATCACTGTCGCCTCGGAAGTCATGGCCATCTTCTGCCTCGCCCGCGACCATGCCGATCTCGAGGCCCGGCTCGGCCGCATCGTGGTCGGCCGCAGCCGCGACAAGCGCGCGATCACGGCTGCCGAGCTGAAGGCGACCGGTGCGATGAGCGTCCTGCTCAAGGACGCGCTCATGCCGAATCTCGTGCAGAGCCTGGAAGGGACGCCAGCCTTCGTCCATGGCGGCCCCTTCGCCAATATCGCCCATGGCTGCAACTCGGTGATCGCCACGCGCGCCGCCCTGAAGCTCGCCGATTATGTCGTGACCGAAGCCGGTTTCGGGGCCGATCTCGGCGCGGAAAAGTTCTTCGACATCAAGTGCCGCAAGGCCGGCCTCAAGCCGGCCGCGGCGGTCGTGGTCGCGACCGTCCGCGCATTGAAGATGCATGGCGGCGCAGCCAAGGATGCGCTCGGCCAGGAGAACCTGAAGGCGCTCGAAGCCGGGCTGTCCAACCTGACGCGCCATGTCGTCAACATCCGGAAATTCGGCGTTCCGCCGATCGTTGCGATCAACAATTTCGACAGCGACACCCATGCCGAGCATGAGCTGATCCGCCACTATTGCCGCAACCATCTTGGCGTCGAGGCCGTCATCTGCCGGCACTGGGCCGAAGGCGGTGCGGGGGCCGAGGAGCTGGCGCGCAAGGTCGCCGCACTGGCCGACGACGACGAGGCGGATTTCGCGCCGCTCTATCCAGATGCCATGCCGTTGCGCGACAAGCTGCAGACCATTGCCGAGGAGATCTATGGCGCGGCCGGCATCTCCCACGACGCCAAGGTGGGCGCACGCTTCGCGGAGCTGGAAGCTGCGGGGCATGGACACCTTCCCGTCTGCGTGGCCAAGACCCAATACTCCTTCTCGGCCGATCCCACGTTGCGCGGTGCGCCATCGGGCCACATCGTCCCGGTCCGTGAACTTCGCCTCTCGGCCGGGGCCGGCTTCGTCGTCGCGATTTGTGGGGACATCATGACCATGCCCGGTCTGCCCCGGGAACCCGCCGCCGAACGCATCCATATCGATGCGGAAGGACAGATCGAAGGCCTCTTCTAA
- a CDS encoding glutathione S-transferase family protein translates to MIKFYYHPSPNPAKIALFLEEAGLPYEMVPVDTRRGDQFKPEFLAINPNAKTPALTDDDVTIFDSNAILLYLAEKTGKFLPESTPAARGQMLSWLMFVATGIGPYCGQAVHFTRFAPEKIPYAINRYSREAERHWGIINDQLGKHRYMLGDSYTLIDMSVWGWSTRAAFALGEEAFGKLTNVKRHLDEISARPAAQRAVALKDQFAFKTEFDEEARKFLFPQNAHLVG, encoded by the coding sequence ATGATCAAGTTCTACTATCATCCGTCGCCAAACCCCGCGAAGATCGCGCTCTTCCTTGAGGAAGCCGGGCTGCCCTACGAGATGGTGCCGGTCGATACCCGACGTGGCGACCAGTTCAAGCCCGAGTTCCTGGCGATCAATCCCAATGCCAAGACGCCAGCCCTGACCGATGACGACGTCACGATCTTCGATAGCAACGCGATCCTGCTCTATCTCGCGGAGAAGACCGGCAAATTCCTCCCCGAGAGCACACCCGCGGCACGAGGCCAGATGCTCTCCTGGTTGATGTTCGTCGCCACCGGCATCGGCCCCTATTGCGGACAGGCCGTGCATTTCACCCGTTTTGCGCCTGAGAAGATCCCCTACGCAATCAACCGCTATTCGCGCGAGGCCGAGCGGCACTGGGGCATCATCAACGACCAGCTCGGCAAGCATCGTTACATGCTGGGAGACAGCTACACGCTGATCGACATGTCGGTCTGGGGCTGGTCGACGCGCGCGGCCTTCGCGCTCGGTGAAGAGGCCTTCGGCAAGCTGACCAACGTCAAGCGCCATCTCGATGAGATTTCCGCTCGCCCCGCCGCTCAGCGCGCGGTGGCATTGAAGGATCAGTTCGCCTTCAAGACGGAATTCGACGAGGAGGCGCGCAAGTTCCTATTCCCGCAGAACGCCCATCTCGTCGGGTGA
- a CDS encoding DUF3616 domain-containing protein — protein MPRLALTSTALATALLLALPASAKTLKPVRNVEATEDFAGKKPDKAAKDVSGLACLPANGEERRCLLANDENRSAQFAILTKGRIKPAGVVELIGDSPSPTALGAIPASPCPTTGGYGEFDGEAVAYAAPYFYVAGSHGCSRNSSEFRLSSFQLARVKVDTAGNPIGQVELTYRLSDQLRRAGEVAPFFGKPLTDGNGLNIEGIATAHDRLWIGLRAPSQNGRAFLLETNPDELFAPGNEPAQGTPTVIAFPAGPNRGVRDLAALRDGRLLVLVGPAQEQDVPYGLLLLDPAAPQSPRDLGTLAPPKDAKAEVVTILEERPGRLRFLIGYDGVKNGRFQEYELQLP, from the coding sequence ATGCCTCGCCTTGCCTTGACGTCGACTGCTCTCGCCACAGCGCTGCTGCTCGCGCTACCGGCGTCAGCCAAGACGCTGAAGCCCGTCCGCAATGTCGAAGCGACCGAGGATTTTGCCGGTAAGAAGCCCGACAAGGCAGCCAAGGATGTCAGCGGCCTGGCCTGCCTGCCGGCGAATGGCGAGGAGCGGCGCTGCCTCCTGGCGAATGACGAGAACCGCTCGGCCCAGTTCGCTATCCTGACCAAGGGGCGCATCAAGCCTGCCGGCGTGGTCGAGCTGATCGGGGACAGCCCCTCCCCGACTGCGCTCGGCGCGATCCCCGCGTCCCCTTGTCCGACGACTGGCGGTTATGGCGAGTTCGATGGCGAGGCGGTTGCGTATGCCGCGCCCTATTTCTACGTCGCCGGTTCGCATGGCTGCTCGCGCAACAGCAGCGAGTTTCGCCTCTCGTCCTTCCAGCTCGCTCGGGTCAAGGTCGACACGGCCGGCAACCCCATCGGCCAGGTTGAACTGACCTACCGCCTGAGTGATCAGTTGCGTCGTGCCGGCGAGGTTGCGCCCTTTTTCGGCAAGCCCCTGACGGATGGCAACGGCCTGAACATCGAAGGCATCGCGACCGCTCATGACAGGCTCTGGATTGGCCTGCGGGCGCCGTCGCAGAACGGTCGCGCTTTCCTGCTCGAAACAAATCCGGACGAACTCTTTGCGCCCGGCAATGAACCCGCGCAGGGCACCCCGACTGTGATCGCTTTCCCGGCTGGCCCGAATCGCGGCGTGCGCGACCTTGCCGCGCTGCGGGACGGACGCCTGCTGGTCCTGGTCGGCCCTGCGCAGGAACAGGACGTTCCCTATGGCCTGCTGCTGCTTGACCCTGCCGCGCCCCAGTCACCGAGGGATCTCGGCACACTTGCACCGCCAAAGGATGCCAAGGCAGAGGTCGTGACCATTCTCGAGGAAAGGCCTGGTCGCCTGCGCTTCCTGATCGGTTATGACGGCGTCAAGAATGGCCGATTCCAGGAATACGAGCTGCAACTGCCATGA
- a CDS encoding GGDEF domain-containing protein gives MRANIARPAFTSGLRGRVLVLTLAALLAVAIPSTAAFLWIVNTTIEKLGTLFAEKQILFDRYRGLESLMREVSLAETVARSPAVLAWAADENDPEKSERGLAELEHYRLSFKDRSYFVVLDGSGNYYFNDKQNTYETARRRYTLSRENPRDGWYYKTAALGSGCHLNVDHDDNLKVTKVWINCIISKGDKQLGIIGTGVDFSQFIREVVDIPQVGVQSIFVDRNGAVQAHRDPRLVDFHSLTKDLKAKKTIFALVDEEADRAALTGMMAEVARGEAPVRSRFMTVSGRETLVGVGYLDRLGWFNISLMDVDQIIDRRLFLPIALLLATILMTAAALMTLLFKRSVLDRLARMEASVMRVRAGSFTPSDTDAGHDEIGRLSRALEEMARAVGDNTDRLEAMVRERTETLEHLAHHDPLTSVLNRRGFEGAFAQEQNRALRTGRPTALALVDLDDFKTINDTYGHQAGDRVIIEVVHRMSAVLRNYDICARWGGDEFILLIADSSLASLSAIAAKIVSEIRAAPIELGGAQAITATVSIGACMVGPLETLSSAAAHADAALYAAKHGGRDTFVVYDPALHGQAGHPTLRFG, from the coding sequence ATGAGGGCGAATATCGCGCGGCCGGCCTTCACCTCGGGATTGAGGGGCCGGGTTCTCGTCTTGACCCTGGCTGCCCTGCTTGCGGTCGCTATTCCCTCGACCGCGGCTTTTCTCTGGATCGTCAACACGACGATCGAGAAACTCGGCACGCTCTTCGCCGAGAAGCAGATCCTGTTCGATCGCTATCGCGGGCTGGAATCCCTGATGCGGGAGGTCTCGCTGGCCGAAACGGTGGCGCGCTCCCCAGCCGTTCTCGCCTGGGCGGCAGATGAGAACGATCCCGAGAAATCCGAGCGCGGGCTCGCCGAACTTGAGCATTACCGGCTCTCGTTCAAGGATCGCAGCTATTTCGTCGTGCTCGACGGCTCCGGCAACTACTACTTCAACGACAAGCAGAACACGTACGAGACCGCCCGCAGGCGCTACACCCTCTCACGCGAGAACCCGCGCGACGGTTGGTACTACAAGACGGCGGCGCTCGGATCCGGCTGCCACCTCAATGTCGACCACGACGACAATCTCAAGGTCACCAAGGTCTGGATCAACTGCATCATCAGCAAGGGTGACAAGCAGCTCGGCATCATCGGTACCGGCGTCGATTTCAGCCAGTTCATTCGCGAAGTCGTCGATATCCCGCAGGTGGGCGTGCAGAGCATCTTCGTCGACCGCAACGGTGCGGTGCAGGCGCATCGCGATCCGCGCCTTGTCGACTTTCATAGCCTGACAAAGGACCTCAAAGCCAAGAAGACGATCTTTGCCCTTGTCGACGAAGAAGCCGACCGCGCGGCGCTGACCGGCATGATGGCTGAGGTCGCGCGAGGTGAAGCCCCCGTCCGCTCCCGGTTCATGACCGTCAGCGGCCGCGAAACGCTCGTCGGAGTGGGCTATCTCGACCGCCTGGGCTGGTTCAACATCAGCCTGATGGATGTCGACCAGATCATCGATCGAAGGCTGTTTCTTCCGATCGCATTGCTGCTGGCCACCATCCTGATGACTGCCGCCGCACTGATGACCTTGCTGTTCAAACGCAGTGTTCTCGACCGGCTGGCGCGGATGGAAGCCTCCGTGATGCGCGTCCGCGCCGGCTCGTTCACACCATCCGATACTGACGCCGGCCATGATGAGATCGGCCGCCTGTCGCGCGCCCTCGAAGAGATGGCACGCGCGGTTGGCGACAATACCGACCGACTTGAGGCAATGGTACGGGAGCGCACCGAGACGCTCGAGCATCTCGCCCATCACGACCCGCTTACCTCGGTATTGAATCGGCGTGGCTTCGAAGGGGCCTTTGCTCAGGAGCAGAACCGGGCCCTTCGCACGGGGCGTCCGACAGCGCTCGCCCTGGTCGATCTCGATGACTTCAAGACGATCAACGATACCTATGGCCACCAGGCCGGTGATCGGGTCATCATCGAGGTCGTGCACCGCATGTCCGCCGTGCTGCGCAACTATGATATCTGCGCGCGCTGGGGCGGCGACGAGTTCATCCTGCTGATCGCCGACAGTTCGCTCGCCTCGCTTTCGGCGATTGCCGCCAAGATCGTCAGCGAGATCAGGGCAGCCCCGATCGAACTGGGTGGGGCGCAGGCGATCACCGCGACCGTGAGCATCGGCGCCTGCATGGTCGGCCCGCTGGAAACCCTGTCGAGTGCGGCCGCCCATGCCGACGCCGCACTCTATGCCGCCAAGCATGGCGGCCGCGACACCTTCGTCGTCTACGACCCCGCGCTGCACGGCCAGGCGGGCCATCCAACGCTGCGGTTCGGCTGA
- a CDS encoding NUDIX hydrolase codes for MTISFRSRLEGVVTRYRAEVASRREHLSLLRWQIAAGHALDERDTFPGHVTTSAIVLSPDHAQVLLIDHVVIGRWLQPGGHYEPAEAFNLSAAREAVEETGVSRLALHPWHRGDDLPFVIDSHDVPGKPSRGEPDHIHHDLQYLFIADPVVPLVAQLEEVHAAAWKPVAELASIAPLVAARLASVAVR; via the coding sequence ATGACAATTTCCTTCCGGTCTCGCCTTGAGGGCGTAGTGACACGCTATCGCGCCGAGGTCGCCTCACGACGCGAACATCTCTCGCTGCTGCGCTGGCAGATCGCCGCGGGGCATGCCCTCGACGAGCGCGACACCTTTCCGGGCCATGTCACCACCAGTGCGATCGTTCTGTCGCCGGATCACGCCCAGGTGCTGCTGATCGACCATGTCGTCATCGGTCGCTGGCTGCAGCCAGGCGGCCACTACGAGCCGGCCGAAGCATTCAACCTTTCCGCTGCGCGCGAGGCCGTCGAGGAGACCGGCGTCAGCAGGCTTGCGCTGCATCCCTGGCATCGCGGCGACGATCTGCCCTTCGTCATCGACAGCCATGACGTCCCCGGAAAACCCTCGCGCGGCGAGCCGGACCATATCCACCACGATCTGCAATACCTCTTCATCGCCGATCCCGTGGTGCCGCTCGTCGCGCAGCTCGAGGAAGTTCACGCCGCAGCCTGGAAGCCTGTCGCCGAACTCGCCAGCATTGCGCCGCTCGTCGCAGCCCGCCTCGCTTCGGTCGCGGTGCGCTAA